In one window of Macadamia integrifolia cultivar HAES 741 chromosome 2, SCU_Mint_v3, whole genome shotgun sequence DNA:
- the LOC122090142 gene encoding uncharacterized protein LOC122090142 encodes MSLYSNYRLNINKIKSEGSKLCSGSSSPWRLDSYKEPNDRTNPIFNLSRLGITVASSTMRRYLLVLAIIISFSTTFVSSHKETGPWSCDSNLETRIQADYRPGIITLDGHSDDWAGVDGFEFSLLPALDPDQDKEYTGGKMTVKALHDGNDVFFMLQVDGDYAYSKGDNNKCPSVALMFQVGKNASYHRMGGCAESPDSCTSKTCRGHEVDMMHFSIGNAIPGRLYGGNPIDNGEGNGGDRFGHLVDLYAWNPHCRYLDGLSPSGNDSSAQNDWKGAWWHDTLTIHSSFVEEDSPYASGSQKGTYYFEFSRPLRTMDRLQQDFQFTIGQSSKLSVAFWYPVDGNPWHGSGHYSISCDWLLLDINSGSPLGTKVESRSWDVSGAFSLLLSVVSFCLSVFVGYWVSKSKSSIPFTPMEHL; translated from the exons ATGTCATTATATTCAAACTATAGACTGAATATTaataaaatcaaatctgaaGGTTCCAAGCTTTGCTCTGGGTCGTCGTCCCCATGGCGGCTCGATTCGTATAAGGAACCCAATGACCGAACAAACCCAATCTTCAATCTCTCGCGACTTGGGATCACTGTAGCGTCTTCAACCATGAGGCGATACCTGTTGGTGCTCGCAATCATTATCTCCTTTTCCACTACATTCGTGAGCTCGCACAAAGAAACAGGTCCTTGGAGCTGTGATTCGAACCTTGAGACTCGAATCCAGGCTGATTACAGGCCTGGAATCATTACCCTTGATGGTCACTCAGATGATTGGGCGGGCGTCGATGGTTTtgaattttctctcctccctgcTTTGGACCCAGATCAAGACAAAGAGTATACAGGCGGGAAGATGACTGTTAAg GCTTTGCACGATGGAAATGATGTCTTCTTCATGCTGCAAGTTGATGGGGACTATGCTTACTCTAAAGG AGACAATAACAAATGCCCATCTGTTGCTCTAATGTTTCAAGTTGGCAAGAATGCCTCTTATCATAGA ATGGGTGGGTGTGCAGAATCACCAGATTCATGCACTAGTAAGACTTGTCGAGGCCATGAAGTGGATATGATGCACTTCTCAATTGGCAATGCTATTCCAGGACGACTCTATGGTGGCAATCCAATAGATAACGGGGAAGGAAATGGAGGTGACAG GTTTGGCCATCTGGTTGATCTGTATGCTTGGAATCCACACTGTCGGTACCTTGATGGGCTTAGTCCTTCAG gAAATGATTCTAGTGCACAGAATGATTGGAAAGGAGCGTGGTGGCATGATACCCTTACCATTCACTCAA GTTTCGTGGAGGAAGACAGCCCATATGCATCTGGCAGTCAAAAGGGCACATactattttgagttttcaaGGCCTTTAAGAACCATGGATCGTCTACAGCAG GATTTTCAATTCACTATTGGGCAGTCAAGCAAGTTGTCAGTGGCTTTCTGGTATCCTGTTGATGGGAATCCATGGCATGGGTCTGGACATTACTCTATCAGTTGTGATTGGCTACTATTGGATATCAACTCAGGTAGTCCTCTTGGTACCAAGGTGGAATCAAGGTCTTGGGATGTGTCTGGTgccttctcccttcttctatcTGTAGTGTCCTTCTGCCTGTCTGTTTTTGTGGGGTATTGGGTTTCCAAATCAAAGTCGTCTATACCCTTCACGCCAATGGAACACCTTTGA
- the LOC122068470 gene encoding FIP1[III]-like protein, with product MMGEVDDDFGDLYADVELQVSSTINSVSGFNQLYIEDDNKNESNGVDDAANKEDGELIENVTEALDLEANGEEELIVDSELIVDSGSDSEDDLHIVLNEDDCCMHPVPRNAITGNRRLTEGSEDEDDDFVIVTDANRPSKDRNLLDQLQSSSDGLEQSALCSGAEKGNGMKGSHLSQYSQYKYIRSANSKGSGSGAAVPLSSPLSGKGDWDVNGSNRQMVSSMPHVASSSSTVFPFVAQRGYEFSLPRYRKILDVNIDTFERKPWRHPGADITDFFNFDLDEESWKEYCNRLEQFRQQANMLAKTPRSLRLNQAYGVEFEHETVDPEAVAGESGQIDDTKKVSLSLKNADRGGKRLEVLKGRAIQVEGGIGERQPSMDVRRPRNRDSDVVIQITVHDSSGDSTGSSEQVDHVDHAVLEISKSKESGTDDNSDMHDSGGVHKDTQSIKPVNKYSNKFGISDIKYYGARRLTRCSQSTATSNEMTLDPDGQVNEHLCDEARHHHQKAKRRGFKDEKTMVTLEKTKEKVVNRIPSKAESRMLEGESNSEACPDGRSKAPNDEMDIGLDRDLKPSERPSSISAPELWESMASDSDNSKDSANNESDMELGECKCGSEDQCPNHVKQNCCSRMQVHSVAELKDHRDDDEAALMSDRKHRYGGDHSKVKPDTHKRWRRNNGVYDGEDLSYYRGTEVSTGHHGDRHVDRKARNGCTEKFHGIPRHVVDDMDPFPTRHWHENDYFLDEGITAESRKREDYLHERGHTKGRINSFSYKKSRLLSGHSSLFTEDARNPWQRRKRDDESQFRRTPDDVQSEYRCIEELQETYGRHVPFIDREPFKEKYDRHIPYIGREIERSGKRNRYCHSPRADLDTSWSPSGYDDDEFWRYPDHQCIEVDTCREFEIVKERRWQDITSPRNDSRRFDERCFDHWKPIKHRDSHWLDPMCDDDYHAEDRTIYPEAEICKRGRRFSRRSEAFHWDEGTLCSRHQDEDEMYAKEAPSSFKRNKKHERIRVEREPTHHGFILNEQIGSKIIREEIRISEISNHRNSGINIICRVKHEQAALRSRDSALCGWEGKSSGRGSKAEDVRGDGGDNHMDQMVDNEQMVFKHSDEAHTRDTTLSYRSKVASHRSRSKIEVRQCKLNPSTNDEKWLDKYPITQYHESSDLEEGQLAEEPEKKEIGAIEQKCVSGHTTGTGVAKGGRVKIEDFGKEEKGFGMYDNRRILETRMKMEKRRERFKDPIPLKEPSKNPQPELESVPELASTVVTVEIKQQRPLRKRRWAGS from the exons ATGATGGGAGAGGTGGATGATGATTTTGGCGATCTCTACGCAGACGTAGAGCTCCAAGTAAGTTCTACCATTAATTCAGTCTCAGGGTTCAACCAGTTGTATATAGAAGATGATAATAAGAACGAGAGTAATGGTGTTGATGATGCGGCAAACAAGGAGGACGGGGAATTGATTGAGAATGTCACGGAAGCCCTGGATTTGGAAGCTAATGGGGAAGAAGAGCTAATTGTGGATAGTGAGCTAATTGTGGATAGTGGAAGTGATAGCGAGGATGATTTGCATATTGTTTTGAATGAAGACGACTGTTGTATGCACCCGGTTCCACGCAATGCAATTACGGGTAATCGTAGATTGACTGAGGGAAGTGAGGACGAGGATGATGACTTTGTGATTGTTACCGATGCTAATCGTCCAAGCAAAGATAGGAACTTGTTGGATCAGTTACAGTCGTCGAGTGATGGATTGGAGCAGTCTGCTTTGTGTTCTGGTGCTGAAAAAGGAAATGGGATGAAGGGTAGTCATCTTTCGCAGTACTCCCAATACAAG TACATAAGATCGGCCAATTCGAAAGGCAGCGGATCTGGAGCAGCAGTTCCTCTGTCTTCTCCATTGTCAGGTAAAGGTGATTGGGATGTAAATGGGAGCAATCGGCAGATGGTGTCAAGCATGCCCCACGTTGCTTCATCCTCTAGTACAGTTTTTCCTTTTGTTGCTCAAAGAGGATATGAATTCTCCCTTCCCCGCTATAG GAAAATATTAGACGTAAATATTGATACATTTGAGCGGAAGCCCTGGAGGCATCCTGGAGCAGATATAACAGATTTTTTCAACTTTGACCTGGATGAGGAAAGTTGGAAAGAGTATTGCAACCGCCTG GAACAATTTCGTCAACAAGCCAACATGCTGGCCAAGACCCCCAGGTCTTTAAGGCTTAATCAG GCTTATGGGGTTGAGTTTGAGCATGAGACAGTTGATCCAGAAGCTGTAGCTGGGGAAAGTGGCCAAATTGATGATACCAAAAAAGTTTCTTTGTCCTTGAAAAATGCTGATAGAGGAGGGAAGCGGCTGGAAGTG CTGAAAGGAAGAGCAATTCAGGTTGAAGGTGGCATTGGCGAACGACAACCGTCTATGGATGTGAGACGGCCACGGAATCGGGATTCTGATGTTGTAATACAG ATTACTGTTCATGATTCCTCAGGGGATTCCACTGGTTCAAGTGAGCAAGTAGACCATGTAGATCATGCTGTCCTGGAAATATCTAAGAGTAAAGAGTCTGGAACAGATGATAACAGTGATATGCATGACTCTGGCGGTGTGCACAAGGACACACAGTCTATAAAGCCTGTGAATAAGTATAGCAACAAATTTGGCATATCTGACATTAAATACTATGGAGCACGCCGTCTGACAAG GTGCTCTCAATCAACAGCTACATCAAATGAAATGACTCTGGATCCTGATGGTCAAGTCAATGAACACCTGTGTGATGAAGCTAGGCATCATCATCAGAAGGCGAAAAGGCGTGGTTTTAAGGATGAGAAAACGATGGTGACACTAGAAAAAACCAAGGAAAAGGTTGTTAACAGGATACCTTCCAAGGCAGAATCACGTATGttggaaggagaatcaaattcTGAAGCCTGTCCTGATGGTCGTTCTAAAGCACCCAATGATGAGATGGATATTGGTCTAGATAGAGATTTAAAGCCTTCAGAAAGGCCATCATCGATTTCTGCTCCTGAATTATGGGAGTCAATGGCATCTGACAGTGATAACTCTAAAGACTCTGCAAACAATGAAAGTGATATGGAATTAGGAGAATGCAAATGTGGTTCTGAAGACCAATGTCCCAACCATGTGAAGCAGAACTGCTGCAGTAGAATGCAAGTGCACAGTGTAGCTGAACTGAAGGATcacagagatgatgatgaggcTGCTCTAATGTCTGATAGGAAGCACCGGTATGGCGGTGATCACTCAAAAGTTAAACCTGATACACATAAACGATGGAGGCGTAATAATGGTGTTTATGATGGAGAAGATTTGTCATATTATAGAGGTACTGAAGTGTCAACTGGTCATCATGGTGATAGGCATGTGGACAGGAAGGCCAGGAATGGTTGCACTGAAAAATTTCATGGGATTCCTCGTCATGTTGTTGATGATATGGATCCATTTCCCACAAGGCATTGGCATGAAAAcgattattttcttgatgaggGAATTACCGCAGAGTccagaaaaagagaagattaTCTTCATGAAAGAGGACATACAAAAGGTAGAATAAATTCTTTTTCTTACAAGAAATCCCGGTTGCTTTCAGGGCATTCCTCTCTTTTCACAGAGGATGCAAGGAATCCTTGgcaaagaaggaagagggatgATGAATCACAATTTAGAAGAACTCCTGATGATGTACAGTCAGAATATAGATGTATAGAGGAACTTCAAGAAACATATGGAAGACATGTACCATTCATTGACAGAGAACCATTCAAAGAGAAGTATGATAGACATATACCATATATTGGAAGAGAAATAGAAAGGTCTGGTAAAAGAAACAGATATTGCCACAGTCCCCGTGCCGATTTGGACACTTCATGGAGCCCCAGtggatatgatgatgatgaattctGGAGATATCCTGATCATCAGTGTATAGAAGTTGATACTTGCAGAGAATTTGAAATTGTAAAAGAAAGACGGTGGCAAGATATCACTTCACCAAGAAATGATTCTAGGAGATTTGATGAAAGATGTTTTGATCATTGGAAACCAATAAAACATAGGGATAGTCATTGGCTTGATCCTATGTGTGATGATGATTATCATGCTGAAGATAGGACCATTTATCCTGAGGCTGAAATTTGTAAAAGGGGAAGACGCTTTAGTCGGCGATCTGAAGCATTCCATTGGGATGAGGGCACATTATGTTCTAGGCATCAAGATGAAGATGAAATGTATGCCAAGGAGGCACCTTCTTCCttcaaaagaaataagaagCATGAGCGTATTCGTGTTGAACGTGAACCAACACATCATGGTTTCATTCTGAACGAGCAGATTGGAAGCAAAATTataagggaagaaatcagaatATCGGAAATTAGTAACCACCGTAACTCTGGTATCAATATTATTTGTAGGGTTAAGCATGAGCAAGCAGCCCTTAGAAGCAGGGATTCAGCTCTGTGTGGTTGGGAAGGAAAG TCCTCCGGGAGAGGCTCCAAAGCTGAGGATGTTAGAGGCGATGGTGGGGACAACCACATGGACCAGATGGTTGATAATGAGCAGATGGTCTTCAAGCATTCTGATGAAGCACATACAAGGGACACAACCCTATCCTACAGATCAAAAGTCGCAAGTCATAGAAGCAGGTCAAAGATTGAAGTAAGACAATGCAAGTTGAATCCTTCTACTAATGATGAGAAATGGCTCGACAAGTATCCAATTACACAGTACCATGAATCTTCTGATCTTGAGGAGGGTCAGCTAGCAGAAGAAcctgaaaagaaagagattgGTGCCATTGAACAGAAATGTGTTTCTGGCCATACAACAGGAACTGGTGTTGCGAAGGGAGGGAGGGTGAAAATCGAAGATTTtggaaaagaggaaaagggTTTTGGGATGTATGACAACCGTCGAATTCTTGAGACACGCATGAAAATGGAAAAGCGGAGGGAGCGTTTTAAGGACCCAATCCCTCTGAAGGAGCCTAGTAAGAACCCTCAGCCTGAACTTGAATCTGTGCCTGAACTTGCTTCAACGGTTGTTACAGTTGAAATTAAGCAGCAAAGGCCACTGCGGAAGAGACGCTGGGCTGGAAGTTAA
- the LOC122068472 gene encoding protein high chlorophyll fluorescent 107 — protein sequence MQIFSSCPKSQFLLFSPSPSSESSKFNCRIPIKNVRSIRYSRESAPALEEKRLNAESPDDEETNKDSERRSTRSAKESPEGLLVIRRPTVESSGEETDAYSSGAVKGAEADAEAEAEAEAEGEEEERLSSSPIDAPLSELAKKLPMFEPKSVELSTKVKPLGVNLELALYRAKVLARKFQFEEAERILRQCITFWPEDGRPYVALGKVLTKQSRYAEARKTYERGCQATQGENPYIWQCWAVLENKMGNIRKARELFDAATVADKRHVAAWHGWAVLELKEGNIKKARHLLGKGLKYCGGNEYIYQTLALLEAKANRIEQARYLFRQATRCNPKSCASWLAWAQLEMQQENDLVARKLFQEAVQASPKNRFAWHVWGVFEANLGNIDKGRKLLQIGHALNPRDPVLLQSLALLEYKHSSANLARVLFRRASELDPTHQPVWIAWGWMEWKEGNLGTARDLYQRALSINSTSESAARCLHAWGVLEQRIGNLAAARRLFRSSLNINSQSYVTWMTCASLEEEQGNFVRAEEIRNLYFQQRIEVVDDASWVMGFLDIIDPALDSIKKLLNLENSYFKGKNSLKDITRTNRDSVDEGSIDRSSNRNNGETGEEEQGLTSSSFDLDTFIREKLLLDASKLDSQMESSAISESKNVRSSRKVFRSENRSS from the exons atgcagatCTTCTCCTCTTGCCCTAAATCTCagttccttctcttttctccatctCCGAGCTCTGAATCCTCCAAATTCAACTGCAGGATTCCAATAAAAAACGTCCGATCTATTCGTTATTCAAGGGAGTCGGCTCCAGCTCTCGAAGAAAAGCGCCTGAATGCTGAATCACCAGACGACGAAGAAACCAATAAAGATAGCGAAAGACGGAGTACGAGATCCGCCAAAGAATCTCCGGAGGGGTTACTTGTAATTCGTAGGCCTACTGTGGAGTCCTCTGGAGAAGAAACCGATGCTTATTCGAGTGGGGCTGTTAAGGGAGCTGAGGCAGAcgcagaggcagaggcagaggcagaggcagagggagaggaagaggaaagatTATCTTCCTCACCTATTGATGCTCCACTTTCTGAATTAGCAAAGAAGCTTCCAATGTTTGAGCCAAAGAGTGTTGAATTGAGTACTAAGGTGAAGCCACTTGGTGTGAATTTGGAGCTGGCACTGTACAGAGCGAAGGTTTTGGCTAGGAAATTTCAGTTTGAAGAAGCAGAGAGAATCCTCAGGCAG TGTATAACGTTCTGGCCAGAAGATGGACGGCCGTATGTAGCCCTAGGGAAGGTTTTAACTAAGCAATCGAGATATGCTGAAGCTAGAAAAACTTATGAAAGAGGTTGTCAGGCTACCCAAGGAGAAAATCCATACATCTGGCAG TGTTGGGCTGTTCTggaaaataaaatgggaaacaTAAGGAAAGCGAGAGAGTTATTTGATGCTGCTACTGTTGCCGATAAGAGACATGTTGCAGCCTGGCATGGATGGGCAGTTCTGGAGCTAAAGGAAGGAAATATCAAGAAAGCTAGGCATCTTCTTGGTAAAGGTCTTAAATACTGTGGTGGAAATGAGTACATATACCAGACTCTTGCGTTACTTGAAGCTAAAGCTAATCGGATCGAGCAGGCTCGGTACTTATTCAGGCAGGCCACTAGGTGTAATCCCAAAAGCTGTGCCAGTTGGCTT GCATGGGCACAATTAGAGATGCAGCAGGAGAATGACCTTGTTGCTAGAAAACTATTTCAG GAAGCTGTCCAGGCTAGTCCCAAAAACAGGTTTGCCTGGCATGTATGGGGAGTTTTTGAGGCTAATCTGGGCAACATTGACAAAGGAAGGAAACTTCTACAGATAGGCCATGCACTGAATCCAAGAGATCCTGTTCTTCTTCAATCTCTTGCTTTATTGGAGTACAAGCACTCATCTGCAAATCTTGCTCGAGTATTGTTCAGGAGAGCATCTGAACTGGATCCAACACATCAACCAGTGTGGATA GCTTGGGGGTGGATGGAGTGGAAGGAAGGAAACCTAGGCACAGCAAGGGACCTATACCAAAGAGCATTGTCAATTAACTCAACAAGTGAAAGTGCCGCCCGTTGCCTTCAC GCATGGGGTGTTCTAGAACAGAGAATTGGTAATCTAGCAGCAGCCCGGAGATTATTTAGGTCCTCACTCAACATTAATTCTCAGAGTTATGTAACATGGATGACATGTGCATCTCTGGAGGAGGAGCAAGGAAATTTTGTGCGTGCTGAGGAAATTCGGAACCTTTATTTCCAACAG CGTATAGAAGTTGTTGATGATGCTTCATGGGTTATGGGGTTCCTAGACATCATTGATCCAGCTCTCGACAGCATTAAAAAACTATTGAATTTGGAGAACTCATATTTTAAGGGGAAAAATTCTTTGAAAGACATTACACGAACTAACAGAGATAGTGTCGACGAAGGGTCAATAGACCGTTCCTCTAATCGTAATAATGGGGAAACTGGAGAAGAAGAGCAGGGTCTTACTTCAAGCAGTTTTGATTTGGATACTTTTATTAGGGAGAAATTGCTTCTTGATGCATCAAAACTGGATAGTCAGATGGAATCATCAGCAATATCTGAGTCTAAGAATGTTAGATCTTCCAGGAAGGTATTTAGATCAGAAAACAGATCTTCCTGA